From Capra hircus breed San Clemente chromosome 1, ASM170441v1, whole genome shotgun sequence:
ATATTCTCCAAACTTGTGCTATTggtaatattttttcattaacttCTGAGTCCAGCAATTTATCAAAGAGCAGCTGACTGTCATACAGTCTTAGACCTAAAGTACATGACATAAATTTATTTGCTCTGACAAATGAGTTggaactattttttttcctcctctcattCTTTCTCCCAATCCTTTAAAGATGTTCATAAATTATGAACTTCTGAAAATTGGTTTCAAAGTTTGCCATTTTATTCCTGACTTTAATTAATTCTTTTGGAGAAGCTCTCATGTCTTCACTCAGAAAGTCATCTTGGTAACTTTTCAGCTATTGAGATAATATTTCAGCTTCCAATAGCAAGAAGTGATTGCATCTGAAATAAttgtataaataagtaaaatagattAACATTCTTCATTATGTAAGGAATTCCAGGGTTGTAAAGAATCACTGATATTCTTCAGATCCAATCATATGGAAGAAAATTTTTGTATCTAAAATTGTTTATGTCTGTGTCTATATCCCCATGAATGGAGAATCATGGAGTTTGAAATGTAATGCAATATACCTTCCGAGTCTGTTCTGTGGTTATGTAGGCTGAATTTGCACAAGAGAactttcccagatggctcaatagggtttgacccctgggttgggaagatcccctggagtaggaaatagcaacccactccagtattcttgcctggaaaattccatggacaaagaagcctggagggctacagtccctggggtcacaaaagagttggacacaactgagccagaaCAAAAGGACAAGTGGGGACTGAAATGTGGCCTTCACTCAGCTGGACAAAATATGAGGTAATGGGGATGCTATGCCCCCACAAGCCCCCAGTGAGAGCACAACTTATTTGCACAAAGATGTCCTATGGGCTACTAGCTCTCTGATATTAATACAATgtttacacacacatgtacacatctGATTTCCAATAGACACCTCATAGCAAGTTCCTCTCagtcttttattctttattcagTGGACATTTCCCAATGATGAACCGTTTGTGTTTTCTTCAATAGAGATAAATTGCATGCAATCAAATTTTAAGTTGTGAAAGTGGTATTTTCAGTATTTAGCTCAAAATAAACAAAGGCTCTGAAGACCTGTGGATTTGAAATACAGTTCCCAGATTTAATGATTGAGTTCCAAAATTAAGCcagaaggaaatataaaatattggtgCCCTCTGGTAATAAACTGGAAGACACTGAGCAGCAATCAGAGCTGAATTCTTTCATAGCACATACACCTTCCTGACAACACTGTAGTCAGAATGACCCGACGATAAATAAGTATAGGCCAACAGTGATTCTTAGCTGACTCTATCAGATGCATTTGGCTAGTGGTTATAGTTGGAATGGTTCAATATTTTTACTGTTCACATAGACAACCAAAGTATAGAGACTTATGAACCTGGAAAAATAGGCAATTCTGATCCTTAGCATTTCTAGAGATGATTACAGCAGTTACCTCATAAATTTCAAAACTTGGATAGGCACAGTTCGTCATAAAAGAGCAATTCTTCCTTAAACTGAAATAAAAGTAGTGTTGAAAAGGATTGTTCATCACTGTCCTAGCCCCCATCAACATTCATTAGTATTCCTCTCTCACAAATATCTCATGTTATGCATAGGATGAGATTCCAAAGATACCTGTCCAACAACTAAGAATGAGCTAAATTTGACTATAAAGAGGGAGTTTCTTTCAACCTTTTTGAATGCATATTCTCATTTTTGACAAATTTCAAATTTACATGGACAATTTTTTTCCTGTAGGAGAGCTGGTTTCTCTACAAAATGCATATTCCACAAGAGataaatgcttaaaatatttatactaaCTTAGAAAATGTCATTAGTTGTACCTTAGGCTGCTAAAAAATGGTGATATGAATCAGAGTGCTTAGAAGTAAAGCCGAGAAGCTGTTGTTTTTATGTTGTTCAGTATGTCAGTgtacattataattatttttcaggaGAAGAATTTTCTGAGCTGAAGTCATTTTTCTCTGCCATCTCAGAGAAAAAACAAGAATTTACATTTAATCTTGCCAATGCCCTCTACCTTCAAGAAGGATTCACTGTGAAAGAACAGTATCTCCATGGAAACAAGGAATTTTTTCAGAGTGCCATAAAGCTGGTGGATTTTCAGAATGCAAAGGCTTGTGCAGAGACAATAAGTAACTGGGTAGAAAGCAAAACAGATGGTAAAGTTTCCCATTTCCATAAAGTCATTATTTGCCATTGTATTCATGGTTTTTAATATACTAAAGAATGATTGAATATTTTCCTATTAAATTATGGCTCAGAGGGATCAGTTCCTCTATTTTGCTTCCCTGTTATTCAAATTAACACTGAATTGTAAAATGGAGAGAAATTGTAAGCAGCTTTGAAaagtatacagatttttttttggacAGGTAACCTGATTGAGAATTCTTACTGGAAGAATTTTAATAGTAATCTTTTATTAAAGTGTGTTTTTTTAAGTATGACAGCAGGAATAATATCTTTGGCCAGATAAGACTTAAATCTATCAATTTCAGATGCTTTCTTTCCCACATACACTGTAAATAATTAACACATATTAGTTGGATGTGTTAATGTTTCATAATAAACATTGATAGTTCTATCATAGAGTTGTAATCTAAACTTTTAAGTATAAGCTAGCAGAGATTCCAAAGGCACTACTGAGAGACATAGTAGAACACAAGTTCAAGCTCATGcagatctgagttcaaatcctgacaAGTTCTAAGCCATTCCCCATTTAAAATGAGGATACTATTATAATGTTTCAGGattattgaaagattaaaaagaatgtgtgtgaagAGACCAGTATATATCAGACCCGCAATTAATAGCAActtgtttcttcattcattcattctgctaTTTAAGCCAAAAAAATCTGTGATGTGTAAGATGAGACTCTGTTTTACATGGGGAGCCTCCGACGGAGAAGCATAAGTTGAAAATGTGAGATGGGTATTGTGAGCACTCTTCACAGGCAAGTACTATTACTGGGATACACATTAAGAGCATCTGTAGACAGCTCCATGGCACCTGATTATGCTGTTGACTCATAGCTTTGAAATACTCATTAGGCATAAAAATCAGAGACTGATTTTTTAGAAGAGGAACATCACATTAGCAACTCCATTCTTATCCTTTCTGAATGGTCAATGGCTACAGATGCAACAGCAGAGAATTTGAGTGGACCACTAATTTATTAATTCTGATTGACTTGCTGAAGAACTTTgaaataaagtttgaaaaataaCAACAGATATGAAGAGATACttgattttgttctttctgtCTGAAATGCAATTTACACAAATGATTTCACCAAAGAGCAGCCATTGCTAGGTCTGTCTAAATTTATCTAAGATAATTCCGTATCTCCTGTTTCCTAATGAAGTCCTGTTTGTACCTGTTTCTTTGTGAATATTTAATAAATCTCCTCCTTAACTCCTCAAAAATTGCCAAGTTTAAATGATAAAACACCCTATTTTTAATTGATTAGCaagataaatttttgttttaatttaatttaaagcaGTTTTTTTAATCACTGTTGCCTGTTTCTTTCTGCCTCTTGCTCTATTCTCTCCCCAGGAAAAATTAAAGACATGTTTTCAGGGGAAGAATTTGGTCCTCTGACTCGGCTTGTTCTGGTGAATGCTATTTATTTCAAAGGGGATTGGAAACAGAAATTCAACAAAGAGGACACACAACTGATGAATTTCACTCTGAAAGATGGCACAGCAGTCAAAATTCCAATGATGAAAGCTCTTCTGAGAACGAAATAcggtaatatgaaaaaaaaatcacactctaAAGGACAACTTTGGGAATTGCtaagtatattaatattttattttctctgtttcagGTTATTTTTCGGAATCCTCCATAAACTACCAGGTTTTGGAATTACCTTATAAAGGTGATGAGTTTAGTTTAATTATCATACTTCCTGCAGAACACGTGAACATAGAAGAAATGGGAAAGCTAATTACTGCTCCTCAAATCCTGCAATGGTTCTCTGAGATGCAAGAACAGGAAGTGGAAATCAGCCTTCCTAGGTTGGTAATGTCATTTTATCACTCTAGTTCTTATGTTTTCACTTATAGACGGATTTCAATAGCTGGCTGAAAGataattaatgtttaaaaagtctattgacaaaaataaaatgaaaaacccGTTAGGAATTGTTACTCTACTTTATGGATACAAAGCAGGTCTGAACATTGCCAGCACTGTTTTGCCATGAGGAGGATAGAATTTAAGTACTCAATATTCTCTGAAAGGAATGAAGAAATATGTCTTCAAAACAGAATGCTGGGATTAAAAAGAATTATTACTCTTTTTATTATACAAACTTATTTTTCTCtaacatttttttctctggttgaaatttaaaatattttatcttctcttgtgtttaaggaaaataaaattcccaAGACACTTGTGATAttatacagttaaaaaaatatgtgGTTACCTTTGATAGAGGGTGctctctattcagttcagttcagttcagtggctcagttgtttctgactctttgagaccccatggactgcagcatgccaggcttccctgtccatcaccaacccccagagcttactcaaactcatgtccattgagtcggtgattccatccaaccatctcatcctctgtcatccccttctcctcttgccttcaatctttcccagcagcagggtcttttccagtgagtcagtttttcgcatcaggtggccaaagtattggagtttcagcatcaacatcagtccttccaaggtatattcagggttgattttctatagaattgactggttggatctccttgcagtcaaagggacactcaagagtcttttccaacaccacagtttaaaagcatcaattcttcagcactcagctttctctacagtccaactctcacagccatacatgactactggaaaaatcatagctttgactagatggacctttggtggcaaagtaattggtcataacttttcttccaaggatcaagctttttttaaatttcatgactgcagtcaccatctgcagtgattttggagcccaagaaaataaaatttctcactgtttccattgtttccccatctatttaccatgaagtgatgggaccagatgtcatgatctcagttttctgagtgttgagttttaagccaactttttcactctcctctttcactttcatcaagaggctcttttgttcttcttcactttctgccataagggtggtgtcatctgcatatctgaggttattgctatttctcccagcaatcatgattccagcttgtgcttcatccagctcagcaattctcatgatgtactctgcatataagttaattaagcacagtgaccatatacagccttgacatactcctttcccgatttggaaccactctgtttttccacgtccagttctaactgttacttcttgacttgcatacagatttctcaggaggcaggtcaggtggtctggttttcccatctcttgaaaaattttccacagtttgttgtgatccacacagtcgaaggtttTGGTGTAGTTaacaaagcagaagtatatgtttttctggaactcttgctttttcaatgatccagcagatgttggcaatttgatctctggttcctctgccttttctaaacccagcttgaacatctggaatttcacagttcatgtactgttgaagcctggtttggagaattttgagcatagctttgctagtatgtgagatgagtgaaattgtgcggcaatttgaacattctttggcattgcgcttctttgggattggaatgaaaactgcccttttccagtcctgtggccactgctaagttttccaaatttgctagcatattgaatgcagccctttcacagcatcatcttttaggatttgaaatagctcaactcgattccatcacctcctctagctttgtttgcagtgatgcttcttaaggcccacttgactttactccaggatgtctggctctacatgagtgatcacaccatcatggttatctgggtcatgaagatcttttctgtatagttcttctgtttattgttgtgacctctttttaatatcttctgcttctgtaggtccatccattccatttgtcctttattctgtcatattcctttcccaatttggaaccactctgtttttccatgtccagtactaactgttcccttggtatctataatttcattgaagagatctctagtctttcccattctattattttcctctatttcttttcattgatcactgaggaaggctttcttatctctccttactattctttggaactctgccttcaaatgggtatatctttctttttcttccttgcctttagcttctcttcttttctcagctatttgtaaggcctcctcagagaaccattttgcctttttcttttattttcttggggatggtcttgatcaccacctcctgtacaatgtcatgaatctccatccatagttcatcaggcactctgtctatcagatgtaatgCATGAATAtgtcactgtataatcataagggatttgatttagctcatatctgaatggcctaatggttttcctttcttttttaaagtctgaatttggcaataaggaattcatgatctgagccacagttggctcctggtcttgtttttgctgactatatagagctgtATAGACTGTATAGAAGGTGTATAGACTCTATACACTGTTTAGACTGTATAgagggtatatacatatatatatatatacacacatatatgtatagacTGTATAGAGGGTGCTCTAACAGTCATTAAATTATAAGTAGGATCCTAGGATAATATTTATTATTGGggtacttatatatatatttaaaacttctcatttttatacaatttaaaggttactttccatttatagttattacaaaatattgggttCATTTTGGATACAAAATGGACATCACAATGTCATATCTCAAGAAACCATCATTATAAACACTAACTTCTTGATATCATGATTCTGGGAGACAGGAGAAATTTCAGAGCAAAAGACGTGTCTAAATAACTCTCAATCTGAACTTTTAAAAGGAGAGATGTCTAATAGATTATTTTCTGTTCTGTCATTCCTAAATTTTTCTTCACACTTATCAGGGCGTGTGTGGTCTGTGCCCTATTTTCCTGGCTCTCTGTCTCTCCACCTGCttgacttttctttctgtttgcacTTGACTAGGATCTAGTCAGTTGTTTGAATCGTACTGTCACTAAACATTTGACATATTTTTGTCACCTGTCTTTGCTCCTTTGTAATTGTCTCTTCATCCTGAATCCTGAATCTACTCAAAAAGTCTCTTGAGTTCCTTAACTACTGGTTTTGTTAAGCAAAAGCTCCAAAGCAGTCACTCTGGCCTCCCTTAGGCTGGAGCTTAATGATCTATCTTCAGAGAATGTTCTTTTCTGACACTCCACCAAGACTTTACCTCTGCTCTGCGGGGACTGCTTCATGGTGATCATCTTACTTCAAAGGTATGTCTCAACTCCCTGTTTCTCAAAGAAAACAATCTATTATGTAAACTCACCTCTCTACACTTCATCtcaaaaattgtataaatctttgCTAAACTTCTCTTCTCTATCTTCTTTGATACTCAGGAGAAAGAAGTATCCTATGCTTTCTTCACCCTAACTCTGGGCTCTTGATCCACATATTTTTAACCatccttttttattaaaaacctTTCTTTCTTTAACCCCTCTggcattacttttatttatttttctctctttctgtgaaATTTTCCTGCTCCCTgacttacacattttttttctttctgtccccaGATGATGTTTACcagatttcattttcagaaatttcctattcctattctttctctttttatttttgttccttaTATTTCATGTCTCTAATATCCAACTCTTAAGTTCCAATCTCTCTTCTAATTCTCTACTGTCTAtaaatctctcagttcagttgctcagtcgtgtccaactctttgtgaccccatgagtcgcagcacgccaggcctccctgtccataaccaactcccggagttcactcaaactcatgtccatcgagttggtgatgccatccagccatctcatcctctgttgtccccttctcctcctgcccccaatccctcccaactcttcgcatgaggtggccaaagtactggagtttcagctttagcatcattctttccaaagaacacccaggactgatctcctttggaatggactggctggatctccatgcagtccaagggactctaccTGGATGTTAGTTGGTCtttcagagtattttttttaagctcctactatgtgccagacattagGTATATATTGGTGTATGTGACAGATAATTTGCTTATTAATcatagaaataataatttttgaaattgtttattttcaaatttacatctctctctctcttccctttagGAAGGTTAATAGAAAAGGACATACATAGAAAGCCCTGAGTTTGAGGAGTATCTATACTATGTACTAGCAGTGGGGTCTTAGGAGAGTCACTGATGTTCTGAGTTGTGGTTTTATTAGcacaaaatggagataatggtGTCTATAACCAAGATGGCTTCAGCTATATCAGTCTAGATATCAAATGTCTAGGTAGGAATCTGGTAAGTTCCAAGATCAGTTGACAATAGAAAATATAGGCTTTCACCAGAATTCCTTTCTCTACCACATTAGGAATCCCCACAGAAGTGGTTCATAGTTCACAAATCCATCTAGACTACTGCGGTCTGGACAGCCCTTTTCAAACTTCAAGACCTGTTTTTAGACTCTCCAAACTGTAGCCACGTTTCTCATACAACTTCTCCCATAGTGTGGCCACAGactttgcttttaattt
This genomic window contains:
- the SERPINI2 gene encoding serpin I2, with product MDKILLWSLLLTFSGSQASSPLAQRNTEFVVDLYQAVGLSHKNNIIISPLGATLALGMIQLGAKGKAQQQIRQTLKFQDTSTGEEFSELKSFFSAISEKKQEFTFNLANALYLQEGFTVKEQYLHGNKEFFQSAIKLVDFQNAKACAETISNWVESKTDGKIKDMFSGEEFGPLTRLVLVNAIYFKGDWKQKFNKEDTQLMNFTLKDGTAVKIPMMKALLRTKYGYFSESSINYQVLELPYKGDEFSLIIILPAEHVNIEEMGKLITAPQILQWFSEMQEQEVEISLPRFKIEQKLDFKEALYSLNITEIFSGGCDLSGITDSSEVYVSRVMQQVFFEINEEGSEVATSTGINTPVIMSLSRNQFIANHPFLFIMKNNPTDSILLMGRVTNPDTQKMKGRDLDSL